One window of Pyrus communis chromosome 12, drPyrComm1.1, whole genome shotgun sequence genomic DNA carries:
- the LOC137711637 gene encoding uncharacterized protein, with amino-acid sequence MATSAFKSTTKRTPIGASMAPAEDSASSNRKSSHRRSRSLSCFSRGLPERKPAGDDYDETPVPSRGRFVNTVRGSGFPEISLDDLAVELFDSSTDRGRSVERSSEATPAASALHRRGRSVSRHGPRVGGGSGDVRGSAGTNSAEGRIVSESKGISSRRRSVSVARYQMSDSESDLDHTHIRSTSKSRNFISGNNQTPLSRKSTDSNFRPGLRRSLSQKDFKCHEGYSSQSSVLTDDEGRDAYSNKNGAEKTIRAVYSEKQASEKTKSTVSAPGDLRSNRKDVLQAVSSTRKNYSSKLEQSEKRKQDLLAEIVLEEQHNRELSKIVKELLPEPKNIVAAGRPSRTRRRSNDRGRVSKRLTEEAERYIEDFISNVEDTDISSIDGERSDTSSSIGGITKHESYQSPALSTPLPVAMDGVALPWLQWETSNDATPIGCKKKNEPQGVTNAQDQSNQSASSHGSWSPGIINALSINMEDTGSKVGGYRSYECHSRLSGSNGSCFDMDEYLHLKNNDDFLFERLKQQQRISSGSLLLCNRMLF; translated from the exons ATGGCGACCTCGGCGTTCAAATCAACGACGAAGCGGACGCCGATCGGAGCATCCATGGCTCCGGCGGAAGACTCCGCTTCGTCGAATCGGAAGTCGTCTCACCGGCGCTCCAGGAGCCTGAGCTGCTTCTCGCGCGGGTTGCCGGAGCGGAAGCCGGCGGGAGACGATTACGATGAAACACCGGTTCCCAGCAGAGGGAGGTTTGTCAACACGGTCAGAGGCTCGGGATTCCCGGAGATCAGCCTCGATGACCTCGCCGTCGAGCTATTCGACTCCTCCACCGACCGAGGCCGCTCGGTTGAGCGGAGCTCCGAAGCTACTCCTGCTGCCAGTGCCTTGCATAGACGAGGGAGGTCGGTGTCGAGGCACGGTCCGAGAgttggtggtggtagtggtgatGTGAGGGGCAGCGCTGGTACTAACTCAGCTGAAGGAAGGATAGTTTCGGAAAGTAAGGGTATTTCGAGCCGAAGGCGATCGGTTTCGGTTGCTCGGTATCAGATGAGCGATTCTGAG AGTGATCTAGATCATACCCACATTCGCAGCACCTCTAAGTCGAGGAACTTCATTAGTGGAAACAATCAGACACCCTTGTCCCGCAAGTCAACTGATTCAAATTTTAGACCGGGATTGAGGAGATCTCTTAGCCAGAAAGATTTTAAGTGCCATGAGGGTTACTCT AGCCAGTCTTCGGTCCTAACAGATGATGAGGGGAGGGATGCTTATTCCAACAAAAATGGAGCGGAGAAAACTATCCGAGCTGTATATTCAGAGAAGCAG GCAAGCGAAAAAACTAAATCCACTGTTTCAGCACCTGGTGATTTACGTTCTAACAGGAAGGATGTACTTCAGGCTGTTTCTTCGACCAGGAAGAATTACTCCTCCAAATTGGAACAG TCAGAAAAACGAAAACAAGATTTATTAGCTGAAATAGTACTGGAGGAACAACATAATAGGGAGCTCTCTAAGATTGTCAAAGAATTGCTTCCCGAGCCAAAGAACATTGTTGCCGCAGGCAGACCATCAAGAACCAGAAGG AGGAGTAACGACAGAGGTAGAGTGTCTAAGCGATTGACTGAGGAGGCAGAGAGATACATTGAGGATTTCATTTCAAATGTGGAAGACACGGATATATCATCAATTGATGGGGAAAGGAGCGATACAAGTTCAAGCATAGGAGGAATAACAAAGCACGAATCTTATCAGAGTCCAGCTTTGTCTACTCCTCTTCCTGTTGCGATGGATGGAGTTGCACTACCTTGGTTGCAGTGGGAGACTAGTAACGATGCTACTCCAATAGGATGCAAGAAGAAGAACGAACCACAG GGAGTGACAAATGCGCAAGATCAAAGTAATCAATCTGCTAGCAGTCATGGAAGCTGGAGCCCTGGAATAATCAACGCCCTGTCAATTAACATGGAAGATACAGGAAGTAAAGTGGGAGGATATAGAAGCTATGAGTGCCACTCACGCCTCAGTGGGTCAAATGGTTCATGCTTTGACATGGATGAGTATCTCCATCTTAAGAACAATGACGATTTTCTCTTCGAAAGGTTGAAACAACAACAGAGAATTAGTTCCGGCAGTCTCCTGCTATGTAATCGGATGCTTTTTTAG